One segment of Bradyrhizobium sp. WD16 DNA contains the following:
- a CDS encoding response regulator transcription factor, with protein sequence MRLLIIEDDRESADYLVKAFREAGHVADHAADGEEGLVMAETGDYDVLIVDRMLPKRDGLSVIGSLRGKGNRTPALILSALGQVDDRVKGLRAGGDDYLPKPYSFSELLARVEVLSRRNSGPAEETVYRVGDLELDRLSHRVSRGQDELTLQPREFRLLEYLMKHAGQVVTRTMLLENVWDYHFDPQTNVIDVHISRLRSKIDKGFERPLLHTIRGAGYMIRDGLR encoded by the coding sequence ATGCGGCTCCTGATCATCGAAGACGATCGTGAATCGGCGGACTACCTCGTCAAGGCATTTCGCGAGGCGGGACACGTCGCCGATCATGCTGCCGACGGCGAGGAGGGGCTCGTCATGGCCGAGACTGGCGATTACGACGTGCTGATCGTCGATCGCATGCTGCCCAAGCGTGACGGCCTGTCCGTCATCGGCAGCCTGCGCGGCAAGGGCAACCGGACGCCGGCGCTGATCCTCTCGGCGCTCGGCCAGGTCGACGACCGCGTCAAGGGCCTGCGCGCCGGCGGCGACGATTACCTGCCGAAGCCCTATTCCTTTTCCGAACTGCTGGCGCGGGTCGAGGTGCTGTCCCGGCGCAACAGCGGCCCCGCCGAGGAGACGGTCTACCGCGTCGGCGATCTCGAACTCGACCGGCTGTCCCATCGCGTCAGCCGCGGCCAGGACGAACTGACGCTGCAGCCGCGGGAATTCCGCCTGCTCGAATACCTCATGAAGCACGCCGGCCAGGTGGTGACGCGCACCATGCTGCTGGAGAACGTCTGGGATTACCATTTCGATCCGCAGACCAACGTCATCGACGTGCACATCTCGCGGCTGCGCTCCAAGATCGACAAGGGCTTCGAGCGGCCGCTGCTGCACACCATTCGCGGTGCTGGGTACATGATCCGTGACGGCCTTCGGTAA